The genomic segment ttacatatattattgtCGACACCCAAACGTAATGGTCATTGGCTTACATATATGTTACATATCTTGACTTTACTGAGTATATTCATGGTCTAATTACGAAGAGGTGGGGGCACAGAGTATGATTTGTGTATCTAGTCAAGATTTGGATCACTGTCAACTGAatgtttttaacataaaattgtAGACATGCTGCTGTACTTCTATTTGctttgaagaataaaaataggAGGAAATGAACAGAAGCGGCAAACTTTTCAGTTTTACTTTTACATGTCTATTGACTATAACTTGCATGTCTCCATTATCTTGTGTTTATCCATAATTGGCCTACACTTGTTTCAACGAACCTTCACTGCATGAATGAGACAGAAATTGCTCATTAGTcgtaataatacaaaaaaaaaactatttgctatcattattaattataaattgagtTCTTTAAGCATTGTAACCTGACTTCATTGCTATCTTCtagggagattgttgataattTTATTGGTAACCTGATTCATTCTAAGTGTGATTTTTCAGGAAGACCCGTACTTGTATACATACCCCAGGATATCCTCCAATGATACCAGACAACCTGCCAAAATCAAGTTTGTTATCTGCATTGGATGGAGCAAAAATTGCTTATTTTGATGGCAGGTTGCCTGACACTGCTCTACTTGTTGCCCAAGAGGTTATCATCTAGACAATTTATTTGCAACTGTGATGCAAACTATAAGGCCTAGTCATATTTCATAGTTGAATCAGCAAGAAGGAAAATAGAAGCCGAAGGCTTGAAGCATGCAAAATTTAAAAGAAGCATACACTTGTTGAAtagaaaaagggaaaatttAAGGGGGAGCGGGGTGGAACCAACCAACGAACCTTAGGGAGAGAGCTTTTTACGAGTATAGTTTTACTAGTTTGTGAATACTACAAGTACCATTTATGTAATTTCCCTTGGTATTCTTTTACACATTTCTCTCTTTTATCTGTTTTCCCCTGCCTGTAAAGGAAGTTGGGGATGGACAAAGAGAGCTTCATCCGAAGGGAagcaaacaaaattttatattttttcagtgCAGGCAGTGAAAAAGAATATACCCATCTTAATTGATGCAGAAAGGCCAAGGGAAGGGTTGGACGATCTCCTAAAACTAGCTGATTATGTTGTATGCTCAGCAAAGTTTCCAAAGGTAAGTGTGTTTTTTCTCTAGAATTGGTGACAAATGTATTATACCAGATTTTCTCTCATCAATATTGTTTTCATTTCATAAATGTTGAAATGATTTTAACAGTCCACTTTGCTGTTCCCAGCCAATCagtaaatgttttatttacttTGTAAAATATATGCTGTTATctctcaagaaaagaaaaatctattCTCTTCCTTTGTGCGTTTGGCACGCTCATATTTGTAATATCGAACATTAGCACGCTATTCATTTCAGTTATCTACTCTGTATGCTATTCTTTTTGTGATGGAAAAGGGACATTGCTTTCCTGATTCCAATGGTACATATCATTTCCCTTTTCTGTTTGccgtaacttttttttttttatttcatacacCTATATATCCATTTATTTTACTGAAACCTTATTTTTACTCCATTCTGTGggtttaattattaaataaacatgTACTCTTTTCTGCTGACAGGCATGGACAGAGGCATCCACTCTTCCACAAGCACTTGTTTCTATGCTTTTAATGTTGCCCAACATAAAATTTGTGATTGTAACTTTGGGAAAAGATGGATGCATAATGCTGGAGAGAACGGCTGATAGTATGTATAGATGATAGTGGCCATATTAGCATATTTTATTCGGTTTTCATGTAAAGATAGTTTCATTTACTGAGCCTTTTCTGGCATCAGGTCCTTCTGCAGAAGAAGTGGATGCTGACACCTTATTGGAATCATTGGAGTTAAAAAGGAATAAGAGTGTATCCACCCCAACCTGCATACAATCAGTAATGTCAACAAAACCCGGAATTATTTTTCCTTGATTTTGGTATTACTGAAATCTCACCCCAAGTTTTATGACACTGTATGGGGTAGGGTGGGCTACTTAGAACAACTGATGTTGTTGGGCTATATCAAACACCCAGCTTTTAGTAAGAAAAATGTTAGCAACACACGCTATGTTATTGGctgaaatttattgaaaatcacAAATCTGTATGATTCCCACttcttttcaattaattttaactaatactACTGAGAATGTTGCTATCACTTCTCTCTTTTGTAAAATCATTTACGATGTACTAATGTATTTGGTAAGGGCTTCAAAAAAATTTTAGATGTAAAGCTTGGACACTAACACAGACATAGAGACagaaaaaattctaaaatttgtgCGATAAGGACATGGAGCATACTTTCTTGACATTTTCTTAAGAATTTCCTAAATGAAATTGTCAGTAGTTTAACTGGCTACAAACAAGTACAATTTTTCtgttaaaagattttaaatattgtgTCTGGGGAGTGTAGTGTAGAAGTGTCTGTGTCCAACTTGCAGACACAGCACTAAATGGTGTGTTTATACTATATGAGATTTTTCTCTAGCTCTAATTTTGGATTATCTTCGGTTTGAACCAATTTCAAATCACTGAAGTGAATTGTTGCGTTCACAATTAACACCAGTGTTATAATGCTTAAACCAAGCATTGGTGCGTGTTTTTTAGACATTCACAAGATGAATATATTGTCTCACACTAACATGAGCTAGACattttttgtaaaccgttctgATGATAGCCTCTAAAActcattttttcttatttctagcAATATTAATAAAGGATAGGGATGACAGAAAACCTTTGCAGAAATGACCAAATATAACCTACATTCTTTTGCCAATCTTTGACATGGAAGACTCTGAAACCATTAAACCGCCAAGGCAATCTTTGTCTACGTTTAAACCAATACAAAGGAAGATTGAGCAACTTGTGTTTAGTATTCCTTGTCACTCTATGTTTTAGTCTTGGATTGCAGCGTTCAACTTAATCTCTTCTACATactaatttctttattttcagagTTAATGTGTAAATTGATAGCAGTGTTACAGATAAATAAAAGTATTCTACAGCCATTCAAAGTAAAGCCAAGTACTTGGATCCTTGAGGTTCTAGGAATAGGGATTGTAACTTAAAAAATTCACGTTCTTGTTTGGGATTTTGGTCAACTTTTTAGTCATACGTTTTTCCCTTTGATTCACCCAGTCAGTGGCAAAATTGAAGGCAGAGGGGATAGGAACAGTTAGTGGGAAGTTATATGTTGGAACAGCCGAGAGTATTCCACCATCAGAGCTTGTTGATACCACTGGTGCTGGGGATGCTTTTATTGGGGCTGTAATCTATGGTAAACTCTACAGCTTTGCTAAATCTTTTTCTCATAGTCTTTGGCAAGGCCGTGATATCAGAATGTGCGACTTGCATATAAACTTCCACATGTCTTATGTTTATTCTTCCTGAAACCATATTTAACTTCTCTGAATACACGGATGACATCTGTTCTGTGCTTATTATTTTCAGCTATCTGTGCCAAGTTTACTCCAGAGACAATGCTATCCTTTGCTGCTAGTGTGGTATGCGATCTTATACTCAATTATCATTGCACGCGCACACACAAATACAATGTGCTATATGCATGGCTTATTTTGTACTTCAATTGGGACAATGCAAATGGAGTGAATCTATTGAActaaagtatatattttattattcgaTTGGATAATTTTTTGCCCACTAATGACTCTAAACTGAACCCTTCGCATTGAGGGAATGGGTCAGGTTCGAGAGCTTATTCATTTTATTGCCACTTCAGGCAGGTGCCAAGTGCAGGGATCTAGGAGCACGGAGTGGTCTTCCTTATCGTGCAGATCCACACTTTCAATCCTTTATATTGGAGAATTTGAGTACTTCATCTTAACATGTAATAATAGGTACCTGTATTCTGTTTCCAAAGCTAGGTTTTCCGTTAGTTAGTTATGCAACAGTTTCAAGTATAAATAGCTTGTAATCTTCCATTTCAGATGAGATGTCTTCATTGGGATATTCGACTTAGTTGTTCAGTGGAGCTAATGATCATGGCATTTAAACTTTTTGCCTTCTATATATTTGACTTTTTGTAGTGGAAATGAGGATAGTATCTGCTTTTTAGTTTTCACTTCGCTTGAGTTAACTTCCTCATGGATTACAATGAAATCATAAGATAGTGTGTTTTGGTGCTGTGAAGAAAATTGAAGGTTTTGatacaatagaaaaaaataaatgaaaggtTGTTACCGACAACTTTATTTGATCAGTATAAAACTTAGAAAGctagaaaaatttataaaatggaaaTTCATATCCTAACTTCTTTATACagaatgtaatttaaaaaaagctaccatttctacaaattttaagTTCAGATAATTGAACATTCTCTACCAAAGTATGTATAGGAAGTTATCCTTTCATATACATGTTGCTTTTAGGTTGCGGTTGTTTAAAAAAGTCAGGAAAATTTACCAGAATGTGTATGCTATACACAATcttgttagatttttttttttttaagtccTACTtctattgttatttttgtttattgtagtcatgtttattaaacataatttttattaattttagtgaaaCCCTACTTATCAggtataacttttatttttatttttactaaaattgtgtttgacaaatataattttgatacaaaatagtagaatttgtaattttaattaaaaaaatataataaataaataacatttgtgttgttaaaaataataaaaaataaaaagttgaaatgGTGTTCGAGTAACACGATTTCTTGGTATACTTCATACTTCACATGACTTCccaaattttgataatttcttAACAATTGCTGTAGAATGATaaatttttcaagaaattaaaatgGATATTTGGTTATATACCGAAAGTtctaaatgaagaaaataaaacaaacaaaatttaatttcacaataaaattaaaaaattaaagtcatATTTATCTcttcaattaaaagtaataatcaTCTCAAATGAAAACTAATCTGTTATTTTTCTATTGTAACAAAATTGAATGTGTTCCATCTCAACAAACAATCTCCAATTCTTCCAAATGTGAAAATGTTCAAGGATAAATCGTTAAGTATAACACAAATAAAACACTCAGATAATTGAAATAACTTAACGCTAACAAAAAGATTCAAAacacacaattaaaataatgCAGCAATCCtctaactaaaaaaataatagaaatgcataatataaaaaatagaaaccaatattaataaaagagtTAGTAGCATAAAAATAGCCTTCACCTGATCCAAGCCTCCTCCTCCAATCAAACCCATCTACAATTATCCTGGAAATTCTACTAGCATGcctatttcaatttcatttcatttcaaatttaataattatccTTTATATTCCTTCCAACCCATAATTTCTACTcctaaagtaattatttataagaaacaattaaaaaaccAACAGTCTAAtctaaagtatttatttataagaaacaATGATATAAGTAAGcctgtaaaataaaatgaatcaaaTAGCTCAACTATTTCTGCAATAACCGAAATTGAGCTTCCATCaggaataaaaaatgttatctgGTCACAGTAATAAAAGAGGATACATAATAGGTGACGACAGGAGGacataaaaatcaaatagaGTTGGAGAATTCGATCATTCGCATAAAATTTCCCATTGCAACGCATAGGCGACACATTCTTCTTTTGAAATGGTTCAGAACAAAATCACAACATAGTACATTTTTCTAAGATGATTAATTGAGCATGAAATGCCCGTCTGAATAAGAAAATCACTGCTTGTTCAGCCAAGAATGCAGTAATATATACATTGTGCACAATTACCCAGGAACATTTCATCCTGTATCATGTATAAGGATAACCTTTATTTGAGTGCCCGTAAATGCACCTAAAAGACTTTGTTTTTCTCCAAATAAAGTTCACATTGGAATTAGCAAGActaataatagataaaaatattccAACAAGCAGTGATAAGTAGCatttacaataatttaattaaaagcaTTCTAAAATAACTTGCAAGGTAAAGTTCAATATAAGAAAACACTATTAAAACCTAACTGCATATAGAATCCAGTTTCTGATGTGTTGGATGATCCCACAAGAACATCATAACCATAAAccaatacatttataaaaataataatctcaaCAAACCAAAGGTTTTGCATCAAAGGCCTCTCTTACTTCCAATAAGTTGGGGCAATATCTTTTTGCAAGAATCTCAACCTGCTCAGAAAATGACTTCCCTCCATGGTCTCCAATATATCGGACAATTTGGTTCCATCGTTTTCTACATGCCTCACCAGTCCTGTGCTCAAGCAGATCGTCCCAATCCACCTCCTCCGTGCAGCACGCATCCAAGTTATATAAAGCATCGACCAAGCGATAGTCATCAGTATCACTCCATGCACCAGTAGCAACCATTGGTGATCTTAATTTATCATACCACTTGTGGCAACAGCTCACGGAGGTTCTAGTGACCAACTTATCACCAATGGCCTCCCAACCAATATTATCTCGCAACATACCATGTTTTGATTTTCTATAACCCTGTGAAGCCCTCACACGTAGGTCCAGGTTCACTAAATCAAATAACTTTTGATACTCCTCTTGGGTCCATCGTCctttatttgtatttcttaATTTCACTCTACGCCATGCATCCTTCACATGAATTCGATTTTTTCCCAATGCGTCAGCTACTTGTCTCCAATTAGATCCATGTTGTTCCTTGACCTTCCGTAAAAATTCATACTCTTCAGGTGTCCACTTTCGCATCTCACTCCTTTCAAACAAAATATGGGCACGAGTATACACACTATTCTTTGGCCTGTGGGGTAAGGCTGCTGCaatttcattccaacaagatctAACTTCCGGATGAGAACTGCAATGGAGAACCATATCTAGACCTTCATCTCCCAAACCACGAGactctataaaattataaacagcCGATTTAATCTGCTCATCTTCTTCTAGTGTGAACCGTTTCCCACGGACTAAGCCATCACAACAAACCTCCACTTGATCAGAAAAAGTTACCCGTTTGGGTTTGGATAATCCACTGCATGCAGGATTAGGAGACTCGTCATTATCTGCCTTGGTTTCCTTCTTTGTCATCATATTTTCATTCTTGCTTTTGTTATCTTCAATCATTTTTTCCTTCTTACTCTTCCTAccttcaaaatcatcttcacCTTCATTCCTTTGAAATACATTATACTCcttacttttgttttctttactcatttttttcttcttcctcttcttacCTTGggcatcatcttcatcttcgtTGTTTTCAAACTCATTATACTCCTTACTTTTGCCATCTTCaccatgttttcttttcttcttcttcttaccTTTGGCATCAACTTCACCTTCATTCCTTTCAAAGACATTATCCTCCTCGCTTTTGCTTTGtttactatattttttcttctcccCCTTCCTACCTTGTGCATCATCTTCGCCGTCATTGTTTTGAAATTCATTATACTCCTTACTTTTGCCTTCTTCACtcagttttttcttcttcctcttcttacCTTCGGAATAGCTTTCACCTCCATTCCTTTTAAAGACATTATACTCCTCGCTTTTGCTTTCTTTactcaattttttcttcttaccTTGGGCATTGTCTTCAACTTCATTGCTTTCAAATTCATTATACTCCTTACTTTTGGCTTCTTCACTcagtttgtttttcttcttcttcttcttattttttacatcatcttcaccttcaTTCCTTTCAAAGACGTTGTACTCCTTACTTTTGCTTTCTTTactcaattttttcttctttctcttcctaCACAGGGCATCATCTTCACCTTCattgttttcaaattcattataCTCCTTACGTTTGTCTTCTCCACAcagttttttcttcttcctctccttaTCACCTTCGGCATCAC from the Vigna angularis cultivar LongXiaoDou No.4 chromosome 3, ASM1680809v1, whole genome shotgun sequence genome contains:
- the LOC108324097 gene encoding uncharacterized protein LOC108324097 isoform X2 gives rise to the protein MKLNLAPPPLTHSHSLTNQKMWNLCAVIPNASSTFTFSVQPHPFINFVNRRRRPRCRVTMSSDPQNAVVVGCGGVSVDFLASVAAYPKPDDKIRTTNLKVQGGGNAGNALTCLARLGLNARLISKVADDSQGRGILDELRADGVDTSFIVVSKEGTSPFTYIIVDTQTKTRTCIHTPGYPPMIPDNLPKSSLLSALDGAKIAYFDGRLPDTALLVAQEAVKKNIPILIDAERPREGLDDLLKLADYVVCSAKFPKAWTEASTLPQALVSMLLMLPNIKFVIVTLGKDGCIMLERTADSPSAEEVDADTLLESLELKRNKSVSTPTCIQSSVAKLKAEGIGTVSGKLYVGTAESIPPSELVDTTGAGDAFIGAVIYAICAKFTPETMLSFAASVAGAKCRDLGARSGLPYRADPHFQSFILENLSTSS
- the LOC108324097 gene encoding uncharacterized protein LOC108324097 isoform X1, whose translation is MKLNLAPPPLTHSHSLTNQKMWNLCAVIPNASSTFTFSVQPHPFINFVNRRRRPRCRVTMSSDPQNAVVVGCGGVSVDFLASVAAYPKPDDKIRTTNLKVQGGGNAGNALTCLARLGLNARLISKVADDSQGRGILDELRADGVDTSFIVVSKEGTSPFTYIIVDTQTKTRTCIHTPGYPPMIPDNLPKSSLLSALDGAKIAYFDGRLPDTALLVAQEAVKKNIPILIDAERPREGLDDLLKLADYVVCSAKFPKAWTEASTLPQALVSMLLMLPNIKFVIVTLGKDGCIMLERTADSPSAEEVDADTLLESLELKRNKSVSTPTCIQSSVAKLKAEGIGTVSGKLYVGTAESIPPSELVDTTGAGDAFIGAVIYAICAKFTPETMLSFAASVVCDLILNYHCTRTHKYNVLYAWLILYFNWDNANGVNLLN
- the LOC108324039 gene encoding RNA polymerase I termination factor, with product MIDEEEEIRCNEDKDYSQYKTEGKEKKKKKLSDEGKSMDYIEFERNEGEDDAQSKKRKKKKLSTERKSKEYEVFEKNEGEGDAEGDKERKKKKLCGEDKRKEYNEFENNEGEDDALCRKRKKKKLSKESKSKEYNVFERNEGEDDVKNKKKKKKNKLSEEAKSKEYNEFESNEVEDNAQGKKKKLSKESKSEEYNVFKRNGGESYSEGKKRKKKKLSEEGKSKEYNEFQNNDGEDDAQGRKGEKKKYSKQSKSEEDNVFERNEGEVDAKGKKKKKRKHGEDGKSKEYNEFENNEDEDDAQGKKRKKKKMSKENKSKEYNVFQRNEGEDDFEGRKSKKEKMIEDNKSKNENMMTKKETKADNDESPNPACSGLSKPKRVTFSDQVEVCCDGLVRGKRFTLEEDEQIKSAVYNFIESRGLGDEGLDMVLHCSSHPEVRSCWNEIAAALPHRPKNSVYTRAHILFERSEMRKWTPEEYEFLRKVKEQHGSNWRQVADALGKNRIHVKDAWRRVKLRNTNKGRWTQEEYQKLFDLVNLDLRVRASQGYRKSKHGMLRDNIGWEAIGDKLVTRTSVSCCHKWYDKLRSPMVATGAWSDTDDYRLVDALYNLDACCTEEVDWDDLLEHRTGEACRKRWNQIVRYIGDHGGKSFSEQVEILAKRYCPNLLEVREAFDAKPLVC